From the Purpureocillium takamizusanense chromosome 6, complete sequence genome, one window contains:
- a CDS encoding uncharacterized protein (EggNog:ENOG503P46Q~COG:C): MPTPESELFKSQKPKVAPTFNGVDYDDTKAFKQAEDAIIREQWVEAMKTRLVGEELGKCYTREGVNHLENCGQLREKYLQLLATNKVKGTKFLQQNYIEKRDEELDLAAKVHTSDKIARLNQGRFAS, from the exons ATGCCGACCCCCGAGTCCGAGCTCTTCAAGAGCCAGAAGCCCAAGGTGGCTCCCACCTTCAACGGCGTCGACTACGACGACACCAAGGCCTtcaagcaggccgaggacgccatCATCCGGGAGCAATGGGTCGAAGCGATGAAGAcccggctcgtcggcgaggagctgggcaaGTGCTATacgcgcgagggcgtcaaccACCTGGAGAACTGCGGCCAATTGCGAG AGAAATACTTGCAACTCCTGGCGACGAATAAGGTCAAGGGCACCAAGTTCCTGCAGCAAAACTACATCGAAAAgagggacgaggagctggacctGGCGGCCAAGGTGCACACGAGCGACAAGATCGCGCGGCTCAACCAGGGCCGTTTTGCCTCCTGA
- a CDS encoding uncharacterized protein (COG:J~BUSCO:EOG09265KQ4~EggNog:ENOG503P3P1) yields the protein MLCKRCFRAVLTPRQLLPLARPFSIAARLRSDEPQLSTPITSPSDASAATTKPAAEPRSICLEGTILSGLNYTKGGNDPVAMKDEDYPEWLWSCLDMAKKGTDVADEDAGDEFSKSKKQRRLAAKRQKAIEAKLLAEGNLEALAPKVPLQHQSINLPGEPGGSVEHNIEAADKREELRKAMRKERKAKIKESNYLKSM from the exons ATGCTCTGCAAGCGCTGCTTCCGCGCCGTCCTGACGCCACGGCAGTTGCTGCCCCTCGCGCGACCCTTCTCGATAGCCGCGCGACTACGCTCCGACGAGCCCCAGCTCTCGACCCCCATCACCAGCCCCAGCGATGCAtcggccgccacgacaaagcccgccgccgagccgcgGTCCATCTGCCTCGAGGGCACCATTCTCAGCGGCCTCAACTACACCAAGGGCGGGAATGACCCCGTGGCGATGAAGGACGAGGACTACCCGGAGTGGCTGTGGTCGTGCCtcgacatggccaagaagGGTACTgacgtcgcggacgaggacgccggcgacgagttCT CCAAATCCAAAAAGCAGCGACGGCTAGCGGCCAAGCGGCAAAAGGCCATTGAGGCGAAGCTCCTGGCCGAGGGCaacctcgaggcgctggcgccaaAGGTGCCCCTACAGCACCAGTCGATCAACCTGCCGGGCGAGCCGGGTGGCAGCGTGGAGCACAATATCGAGGCTGCGGACAAGCGCGAGGAGCTGAGGAAGGCGATGCGCAAGGAGAGAAaggccaagatcaaggaaTCCAATTACCTCAAGTCCATGTAA
- a CDS encoding uncharacterized protein (COG:S~EggNog:ENOG503Q3SY) codes for MPAPPPPPPPPPPPGVGGPPPPPPPPPGGAGPPRPPPGGGNRNALLADISKGKALKKAVTNDRSAPALAKDNSSSSGPPVGGAPPIPGGLAPPVPGNRARSNSDQGSGHAAAAAASMDSAPQLGGLFAGGMPKLKKRSGGVDTGANNDSTYLSDPGESAHPVPKPPGVSAPRPPAAAAPAIPGRGLPIPRPGGANNLRKVSAPAKGPPPPIGKKPPPLPTSRKPSSVAKLPSTPAPPPPPPPPPAASAPTPAAPPPPPPPSSAPSLPAAPPPPPPSAAPPRPNLSPAPRAQPPPPPPPPPPASNAASAPSLAVQAAIRAAEHSSPSAPPPPPPPNAAPTPPTPASPPPPPVSRTRGSSLRQSMLDPSAFTLSSNGAKSPSPSRQPSHSPTMSGGGYGGGGGERFIVNDSRWQFKSESLFPKPRDFVGGPKKYRAGRGSSVPLDLHAL; via the exons atgcctgctcctcctccgccgccgccgcctcctccacctccagGCGTTGGCggaccgcctcctcccccgccacccCCTCCTGGGGGAGCTGgaccgccgcgaccaccACCTGGCGGAGGCAACAGA AATGCGCTGCTGGCAGACATctccaagggcaaggccctCAAGAAGGCAGTCACCAATGACCGCTCGGCGCCCGCTCTAGCCAAGGAcaactcctcctcgtccgggCCGCCGGTAGGAGGTGCGCCCCCGATCCccggcggccttgccccTCCGGTCCCTGGGAACCGCGCCAGAAGCAACAGTGATCAAGGCTCcgggcacgccgccgccgccgcggcgtcaatggactcggcgccgcagctggGCGGACTGTTTGCCGGCGGTATGCCGAAACTCAAGAAGCGCAGCGGAGGCGTCGATACCGGAGCGAACAACGATTCCACGTATCTTTCGGACCCAGGGGAGTCTGCTCATCCcgtgccgaagccgccgggAGTATCTGCGCCGagaccgcccgccgccgcggctccagCCATCCCTGGACGGGGACTGCCAATTCCACGACCAGGAGGCGCCAACAACCTGAGGAAAGTGAGCGCGCCGGCAAAGgggcctccgccgccgataGGGAAGAAGCCGCCTCCCCTGCCTACGTCTCGGAAACCGTCGTCAGTAGCCAAACTGCCTTcgaccccggcgccgccgccgccgccgcctccaccacccgcAGCGTCCGCGCCAACACctgcagcaccaccgccccctcctccgccatcAAGTGCCCCGAGCctgcctgcggcgccgccgcctcctcctccttcggcagctcctccacgccCGAACCTATCGCCCGCTCCGCGAGCacagcctccgcctccgcctcctccgccgcctccggctTCTAATGCAGCATCAGCCCCATCTCTGGCCGTGCAAGCTGCTATTCGGGCAGCGGAGCACTCCTCTCCAAGTgccccgcctcctcctccgcctcccaaCGCGGCGCCAACACctccgacgccggcgtcaccgcctccgccgccagtgTCACGAACCCGAGGATCGTCTCTCCGGCAGTCGATGCTGGACCCGAGCGCTTTCACCTTGTCTTCCAACGGCGCCAAGTCGCCGAGTCCGAGCCGACAGCCATCGCACTCTCCAACtatgagcggcggcggctatggcggcggcggcggcgaacgTTTCATTGTCAACGACTCACGGTGGCAATTCAAGTCTGAGAGCTTGTTTCCCAAGCCGCGGGACTTTGTTGGTGGTCCAAAGAAGTATCGTGCCGGCAGGGGAAGCAGCGTGCCGTTGGATCTACATGCGCTGTAA
- a CDS encoding uncharacterized protein (TransMembrane:2 (i294-316o328-348i)~EggNog:ENOG503NZJR) — translation MRRAPPRQVGFVCDSYAFTRVHGRLAATQPLFLSRVAGSRAQSASTPPSWGPIAPRWSSTAAAAATGTSPAAASSEVASRRPSAASAPSPPQITDPRELANVVEDSRNKFLSVDGIPAQQLTTAALQSCLRAAAALHPQLKRAEAQSKASASRLVALGAERTGTRLPIDAKLQDAVNRISYAAYNIISHPNVEMTPEFLELYVQVQSQLGRPESLPSVLELYASKPKPVVKNGQIEYVPQSPNAAARAIEVGVAEAALQTAVEAKNLDAALGIVEAAYCVPAFKRQKLIKNATAPAIGLATLPFGIFGLSTAYASYWQNTMDVTTATGIGVAGISGYFFVVGSLGLIAKLSNKDQMRRVTWAPGTPLRYRWLREDERRALDKVACAWGFQEPWRHGEETGPEWEGLREYMGYRGMLLDRVEFMEGMS, via the coding sequence atgcggcgggcgcccCCCCGGCAGGTCGGCTTCGTGTGCGACTCCTATGCCTTCACCAGGGTCCACGGCCGCTTGGCCGCAACGCAACCGCTCTTTCTCAGCAGAGTCGCCGGCTCACGAGCCCAATCAGCTTCTACGCCACCATCATGGGGCCCAATCGCTCCCCGGTggtcctcgaccgccgccgccgccgcaacaggAACTtcgcccgctgctgccagcTCCGAGGTGGCCTCCAGACGCCcttcggcggcctcggcccccTCGCCTCCCCAGATCACCGACCCGCGCGAGctcgccaacgtcgtcgaggatAGCCGCAACAAATTCCtctccgtcgacggcatccccgcgcagcagctcaccaccgccgccctgcagtcgtgcctgcgcgccgccgccgccctgcacccCCAGCTCAAGCGCGCCGAGGCACAGTCCAAGGCGTCAGcctcgcgcctcgtcgccctcggcgccgagcgcaCCGGTACCCGGCTCCCCATCGACGCCAAGCTGCAGGACGCCGTCAACCGGATATCCTACGCGGCCTACAACATCATCAGCCACCCCAACGTCGAGATGACGCCCGAGTTTCTCGAGCTCTACGTCCAGGTCCAGTCTCAGCTCGGCCGCCCCGAGTCCCTCCCCTCGGTCCTTGAGCTCTACGCCTCGAAGCCAAAGCCCGTCGTCAAGAATGGCCAGATCGAATACGTCCCGCAGAgccccaacgccgccgcgcgtgccatcgaggtcggcgtggccgaggccgcgctgcagaccgccgtcgaagccaagaacctcgacgccgccctcggcatcgtcgaggccgcaTACTGCGTCCCCGCCTTCAAGCGCCAGAAGCTCATCAAGAACGCGACCGCCCCGGCCATCGGCCTGGCCACGCTCCCCTTTGGCATCTTCGGCCTCTCCACAGCCTACGCCTCCTACTGGCAAAACACCATGGacgtcaccaccgccacaggcatcggcgtcgcgggaATTTCTGGCTATTTCTTCGTCGTTGGCTCGCTGGGTCTCATTGCCAAGCTCAGCAACAAGGACCAGATGCGGCGCGTCACCTGGGCGCCCGGCACGCCCTTGCGGTACCGCtggctgcgcgaggacgagcggcgggcgctcgaCAAGGTGGCATGCGCGTGGGGCTTCCAAGAGCCGTGGCGACATGGCGAGGAGACGGGTCCTGAGTGGGAAGGCCTGAGGGAGTACATGGGCTATAGAGGAATGTTGCTCGACCGCGTCGAGTTCATGGAGGGCATGAGTTAG
- a CDS encoding uncharacterized protein (EggNog:ENOG503NY5D~COG:I~TransMembrane:7 (o20-42i54-79o99-121i133-153o181-200i212-231o258-276i)), with protein MASNKLPVGSNIPGASNADLVRIPCIVFFAVTPIFLAIRIWNRLSRRTGLGWDDWTILVSFACTLAVQILMMLACNYGFGKHKYHLTEENLLMALKLFYIAQIFYKLTINLTKASILLLYLRIFVQKWFRISCYSLIGIVVAYMIATTASAIWQCNPISGAWDKSSNPTCISLTKNWYANAGYSIATDVLILLLPMQPLWSSKLPVNQKRALMLVFALGGFVTITSILRATTLNFSTTSPDSTYDITSTLWTMIEENVAIICACLPMCRIILAWVFPKAFANASSAAAGSHGPTYTFGQKRSGAYSQTSGNREWKPYSGPNEANGTSRSVVQHSDDTSEEFILTTVHSVNNNTTIQDDHAIRKTTQYAVSYEREHYNSRV; from the exons ATGGCCTCGAACAAACTTCCCGTCGGGAGCAACATCCCAGGTGCCAGCAACGCAGACCTAGTTCGGATTCCCTGCATCGTTTTCTTCGCCGTCACTCCCATCTTTCTCGCCATTCGGATATGGAACCGTCTGTCAAGACGAACGGGTCTCGGATGGGATGACTGGACAATATTGGTGTCGTTC GCTTGCACTTTGGCGGTTCAGATCCTCATGATGCTAGCTTGCAACTACGGATTCGGCAAGCACAAATACCACTTGACTGAGGAAAACTTATTGATGGCTCTCAAG CTGTTCTATATCGCCCAGATCTTCTACAAGCTCACCATCAACCTGACAAAGGCTTCAATTCTGCTCCTATATCTCCGCATCTTCGTACAAAAATGGTTCCGTATCAGCTGCTACAGCCTGATTGGGATCGTTGTCGCCTACATGATCGCGACTACTGCGTCGGCCATCTGGCAGTGCAATCCCATCTCCGGCGCCTGGGACAAGTCGAGCAACCCAACGTGCATCAGCCTGACCAAGAACTGGTACGCCAACGCAGGGTATTCCATTGCCACCGACGTTCTCATCCTTCTGTTGCCTATGCAGCCCCTTTGGTCCAGCAAGCTGCCAGTCAACCAGAAGAGGGCCTTGATGCTGGTCTTTGCTCTGGGTGGCTT TGTTACCATTACCTCGATTCTGCGAGCCACGACGCTCAACTTTTCCACCACAAGCCCCGACAGTACAT ATGACATCACGTCTACACTCTGGACAATGATTGAAGAGAATGTCGCTATTATTTGCGCCTGTCTTCCTATGTGCCGCATTATCCTTGCCTGGGTGTTTCCGAAGGCCTTTGCCaatgcctcgtcggcggccgcaggTTCACATGGGCCCACCTATACGTTTGGTCAGAAGCGCAGCGGTGCCTACTCGCAGACCAGTGGCAACCGCGAGTGGAAGCCTTATTCGGGCCCGAACGAGGCCAATGGCACGTCCCGGAGCGTGGTTCAGCACAGCGACGACACGAGTGAAGAGTTTATCCTCACGACGGTGCACAGCGTGAACAACAACACTACGATCCAAGACGATCACGCGATTCGCAAGACGACACAATATGCCGTTTCTTACGAAAGGGAGCACTACAACAGCCGGGTGTGA